A section of the Candidatus Goldiibacteriota bacterium genome encodes:
- a CDS encoding phosphoribosylanthranilate isomerase, translating to MRPKVKICGITNLKDAILAESLGADIIGFIFAESPRKVSEKQALEIIKKLKPFTFKAGVFVEPDGAKINRTVSLLGLDIAQVHGEVSLSCLKKIKNAKILKVIKAKDEAYTASQVKKYINHVDCFLFDTYDPALHGGTGKRFDWTMLKKISAPFFIAGGIKPETAGTIAGIIKPYGLDVSSGVEKTKGRKDPSKLKLFFNNVNKARW from the coding sequence ATGAGGCCGAAAGTTAAAATATGCGGTATTACAAACCTTAAAGATGCTATTCTTGCCGAATCGCTTGGCGCGGATATTATCGGTTTTATTTTTGCCGAAAGCCCAAGAAAAGTAAGCGAAAAGCAGGCCCTTGAAATTATTAAGAAACTTAAACCATTCACCTTTAAAGCCGGGGTTTTCGTGGAACCTGACGGCGCTAAAATTAACAGAACTGTCTCTTTGCTGGGGCTTGATATAGCCCAGGTACACGGCGAAGTAAGCCTGTCATGTCTGAAAAAAATAAAAAACGCTAAAATATTAAAGGTTATAAAAGCCAAAGACGAAGCTTACACCGCGTCTCAGGTAAAAAAATATATTAATCACGTTGATTGTTTTCTTTTTGATACGTATGATCCGGCGCTTCACGGCGGAACGGGAAAGCGGTTTGACTGGACAATGCTGAAAAAAATAAGCGCGCCTTTTTTTATAGCGGGCGGTATAAAGCCGGAAACAGCAGGAACAATAGCCGGGATAATAAAACCATACGGACTTGACGTATCGTCGGGCGTGGAAAAAACAAAAGGCAGAAAAGACCCGTCAAAGTTAAAACTGTTTTTTAATAATGTCAATAAAGCCCGATGGTGA
- the trpB gene encoding tryptophan synthase subunit beta — MRIPDNKGFFGDFGGKFAPETLRALLDDLERNYEKAKKDPSFKREFDYYLKFYVGRPSPLYFAGKLSKRFGAKIYLKREDLNHTGAHKINNTIGQILLAKRMGKKRIIAETGAGQHGVATATVAALFNCECDVYMGEEDIKRQSLNVFRMELLGARVIPVTSGSKTLKDALNEATRDWLKNVDNTFYIIGTVSGFHPYPMMVRDFQSVIGKEARKQILEAEGRLPDYLVACVGGGSNAMGLFYPFINDKNVKLIGVEAGGLGLKTGKHAASIVNNEVGILHGAKTYVLQTEHGQITETHSVSAGLDYPGVGPELSYLSKTKRARFDAITDKEALEGFKMMCREEGIIPALESSHACAYLEKMKLKKKDIVIVNVSGRGDKDINTVYSLIKGGK; from the coding sequence ATGCGTATACCCGATAACAAAGGTTTTTTTGGAGATTTTGGCGGCAAGTTCGCGCCTGAAACATTAAGGGCGCTTTTGGATGACCTTGAAAGAAATTATGAGAAAGCAAAGAAAGACCCGTCGTTTAAACGTGAATTTGATTACTATTTAAAGTTTTATGTGGGCAGGCCTTCGCCTTTATATTTTGCGGGGAAACTTTCCAAACGTTTTGGCGCGAAAATATATCTGAAACGTGAAGATTTAAATCATACCGGCGCGCACAAGATTAACAACACAATAGGGCAGATACTGCTTGCAAAACGCATGGGTAAAAAGAGGATAATAGCGGAAACCGGCGCGGGCCAGCACGGTGTGGCTACAGCCACGGTGGCCGCGCTTTTTAACTGCGAATGTGATGTTTACATGGGCGAAGAGGATATTAAAAGGCAGTCGTTAAATGTTTTCAGGATGGAACTGCTTGGCGCGCGCGTAATTCCCGTTACTTCCGGCAGCAAAACTTTAAAAGACGCGCTTAACGAAGCCACCCGCGACTGGTTGAAGAACGTGGATAATACGTTTTATATAATAGGAACTGTTTCAGGTTTTCATCCGTATCCCATGATGGTAAGGGATTTTCAGTCTGTTATTGGAAAGGAAGCACGCAAGCAGATACTTGAAGCTGAAGGCAGGCTTCCGGATTATCTGGTGGCGTGCGTGGGCGGCGGTTCAAACGCCATGGGGCTTTTTTATCCTTTTATTAATGATAAAAATGTAAAACTTATAGGAGTGGAAGCCGGAGGCCTTGGGCTTAAAACCGGAAAACACGCCGCAAGTATTGTGAATAATGAAGTGGGTATATTGCATGGCGCCAAGACATATGTGCTTCAGACGGAACACGGGCAGATAACAGAGACTCATTCAGTGTCCGCGGGACTGGATTATCCGGGCGTGGGGCCGGAACTAAGCTACCTTTCAAAGACAAAACGCGCAAGGTTTGACGCGATAACAGATAAAGAAGCGCTTGAAGGGTTTAAGATGATGTGCCGTGAAGAGGGAATAATTCCGGCGCTTGAATCTTCGCACGCCTGCGCCTATCTTGAAAAGATGAAGCTTAAGAAAAAAGATATTGTTATTGTAAATGTTTCAGGCAGGGGCGACAAAGACATTAACACAGTCTATTCCCTTATAAAAGGGGGTAAATAA
- a CDS encoding tryptophan synthase subunit alpha — protein sequence MNRMEMLKSKGKKIVIYLMAGDPGIKETEDLIITLARSGVSLVELGIPFSDPIADGIVIQKAGERALNRGVTVKDCLDIVKRVREKGIEIPIAAMTYYNLIYHFGPEKFVDSALKAGLDGAIIPDLPFDEEPKFYSYAKKRGFNLVYLAAPSNTRERAKKIVEKSSGFVYYILQKGVTGSTKSSIVGFELLKYLKKLSKLPVFAGFGISEPSQAKEILKTADGVIIGSAFVSLCEKYGRNKSILLKKAEMFVKKFLNV from the coding sequence ATGAACAGGATGGAGATGTTAAAGTCTAAAGGCAAAAAAATTGTTATTTATTTAATGGCGGGTGATCCGGGAATAAAAGAAACTGAAGATTTAATAATAACCCTGGCACGAAGCGGAGTTTCACTTGTGGAACTTGGCATACCTTTTTCTGACCCTATTGCGGACGGGATTGTTATTCAAAAAGCGGGCGAAAGGGCTTTAAATCGGGGCGTTACCGTAAAAGACTGCCTGGACATTGTTAAAAGGGTAAGGGAAAAAGGGATAGAAATACCCATAGCGGCAATGACATATTATAACCTTATATATCACTTTGGGCCGGAAAAATTTGTAGACAGCGCGTTAAAAGCGGGATTAGACGGGGCAATTATCCCGGATTTACCTTTTGACGAGGAGCCAAAGTTCTATTCTTACGCTAAAAAGCGCGGTTTTAACCTTGTTTACCTGGCGGCACCGTCAAATACAAGAGAGCGTGCCAAAAAAATTGTGGAAAAAAGCAGCGGTTTTGTGTATTATATCCTTCAGAAAGGCGTAACCGGCAGCACAAAAAGCAGTATTGTCGGGTTTGAACTGCTTAAGTATTTGAAAAAACTTTCAAAATTACCGGTTTTTGCGGGTTTTGGTATTTCGGAACCATCGCAGGCTAAAGAAATCCTTAAAACGGCAGACGGAGTAATAATTGGAAGCGCTTTTGTTTCGCTTTGTGAAAAATACGGCAGAAATAAGAGTATACTGTTGAAAAAAGCAGAGATGTTTGTGAAAAAATTCCTAAATGTTTGA
- a CDS encoding GAF domain-containing protein — translation MPNKRKKTNKYESVKLKKPAVNASKGVSEVDRLRAEITVLQKQVNILQAISEITAKDFKLSEILDRFLTTVMDATSSEAGSILLVEKHTNALYFASAKGGKASQIKKFKLAIGEGVAGWVAQTGKPIITPDAASDKRHSGRFDKNLKYKTRNIMCAPLKFDHDILGVIEMLNKKKGQAFDNRDLETLLIFTPYISAIVKNAGLLTDNKEKIERLEHLMGITEYVNSTLELDILLDKMLAASTHMLEAEAGSILLLEKDELVFASATGAQKDTIKNIRVPIGEGIAGWVAREDRSVLVADAQNDPRFFKKADEKTSFKTRSIIAVPLKTKQKLVGVMEVMNKKGGDFFNEDDKNLLEALANQAAVAIENAKLYTETQNMFMNTVKCLAETIDKKDNYTRHHSDGVTTYSMEIGKALGIPDVELKELKIAALFHDIGKIGVNESILRKPSKLTEQEFLEIKKHPDEGANILEPIPQLKDILPVIRHHHERFDGNGYPAGLVGEDIPMHSRIISIADTLDAMLTDRPYRKGLPLETCVQEIQHCSGTQFDPEIVPVAIKAIKKYFSKKVKK, via the coding sequence ATGCCGAATAAAAGAAAGAAAACAAACAAGTATGAGAGTGTAAAGTTAAAAAAGCCGGCTGTCAATGCATCCAAGGGTGTATCTGAAGTCGACAGGCTGCGCGCGGAAATTACTGTCCTGCAGAAACAGGTTAATATCCTGCAGGCAATATCCGAAATAACAGCCAAGGACTTTAAACTTAGCGAGATTTTGGACAGATTTTTGACAACTGTTATGGATGCCACCTCAAGCGAAGCCGGGTCCATACTGCTTGTGGAAAAACATACAAACGCGCTGTATTTTGCCTCTGCCAAAGGCGGCAAAGCATCCCAGATAAAAAAGTTTAAGCTTGCCATAGGCGAAGGCGTCGCCGGCTGGGTGGCGCAGACAGGCAAACCTATAATTACGCCTGACGCGGCATCAGATAAACGGCACTCCGGCCGTTTTGATAAAAATTTAAAATATAAAACCCGCAATATTATGTGCGCGCCGCTTAAATTTGATCACGATATTCTTGGCGTTATAGAGATGCTGAATAAGAAAAAAGGGCAGGCGTTTGACAACAGGGACCTTGAAACACTTCTTATTTTTACGCCGTATATTTCCGCTATTGTAAAAAACGCGGGATTGCTGACCGATAACAAGGAAAAAATTGAACGGCTTGAACACCTTATGGGTATAACCGAATACGTGAATTCAACGCTTGAACTGGATATTCTGCTTGATAAAATGCTTGCCGCTTCCACCCATATGCTTGAAGCGGAAGCGGGTTCAATTCTTCTGCTTGAAAAGGATGAACTGGTTTTTGCGTCAGCGACAGGGGCACAGAAAGATACGATTAAAAATATAAGGGTTCCTATAGGCGAAGGAATTGCGGGATGGGTGGCAAGGGAAGACCGGTCTGTTCTGGTGGCAGACGCGCAGAATGACCCCAGATTTTTCAAAAAAGCGGATGAAAAAACATCATTTAAGACGCGGTCTATCATTGCCGTGCCTCTTAAGACAAAACAGAAACTTGTGGGCGTAATGGAAGTAATGAATAAAAAGGGCGGGGATTTTTTCAACGAAGACGATAAAAACCTGCTTGAAGCGCTTGCCAATCAGGCAGCCGTAGCTATTGAAAACGCAAAACTTTATACGGAAACGCAGAATATGTTTATGAACACCGTCAAATGCCTTGCGGAAACTATTGATAAGAAAGATAACTATACAAGGCATCATTCCGACGGCGTCACCACATACAGCATGGAAATAGGAAAAGCACTTGGTATTCCGGATGTGGAATTAAAAGAGTTAAAAATTGCAGCTTTGTTTCACGATATAGGAAAAATCGGCGTTAATGAAAGTATATTAAGAAAACCATCAAAACTTACAGAACAGGAATTTCTTGAAATAAAAAAACATCCGGATGAAGGCGCGAATATACTTGAACCCATACCGCAGCTGAAGGACATTCTGCCTGTAATCAGGCATCATCATGAAAGGTTTGACGGCAATGGATATCCGGCGGGCCTTGTGGGTGAAGATATACCCATGCATTCAAGGATAATAAGTATTGCCGATACGCTTGATGCGATGCTGACGGACAGGCCTTACAGAAAAGGGCTTCCGCTTGAAACCTGTGTTCAGGAAATACAGCACTGTTCCGGAACTCAGTTTGATCCGGAGATTGTGCCTGTGGCGATAAAAGCGATTAAAAAATATTTTTCAAAAAAAGTTAAAAAGTAA
- a CDS encoding acetyl-CoA carboxylase carboxyltransferase subunit beta → MAAWFHRPKYTIIRNVEKKETKIPEGMWVKCDRCDSIVLKKELSDNLSVCPKCGQHKRVTAKERVEMLIDSGTFKLLFEDVQTVDYLSFPQYKDKLEKAKKATGLTDSVITGTGKMNDMNVALGVTDFSFMGGSLGSVMGERLTSLCETAVEKKLPVIIVSASGGGARMQEGIISLMQMAKISAALSRVSDAGLPFISVMTDPTGGGVTASFAMLGDLNIAEPEALIMFAGPRVIEQTIRQKLPEGFQRSEFLLEHGMIDIITERKDMKNTIHLALSKFMDAKRYKGKKVS, encoded by the coding sequence ATGGCAGCATGGTTTCACAGGCCTAAATACACAATTATAAGGAACGTGGAGAAAAAAGAGACAAAGATACCGGAAGGCATGTGGGTAAAGTGCGACCGCTGTGATTCCATAGTGCTGAAAAAAGAACTTTCGGACAACTTAAGCGTATGCCCCAAGTGCGGCCAGCACAAAAGGGTAACGGCTAAAGAACGCGTGGAAATGCTTATAGACAGCGGCACCTTTAAATTATTGTTTGAAGACGTTCAGACTGTGGATTATCTTTCGTTCCCGCAGTATAAGGATAAACTTGAAAAGGCAAAGAAGGCAACCGGGCTTACTGATTCGGTAATAACCGGAACCGGAAAAATGAATGACATGAACGTTGCGCTGGGAGTCACGGATTTTTCTTTTATGGGCGGTTCATTGGGTTCGGTAATGGGTGAAAGGCTTACTTCTTTATGCGAGACCGCGGTGGAAAAAAAGCTGCCCGTAATTATAGTGTCGGCATCAGGCGGCGGGGCAAGGATGCAGGAAGGTATTATATCGCTTATGCAGATGGCAAAGATTTCGGCGGCACTGTCAAGGGTATCAGACGCAGGGCTTCCTTTTATATCGGTAATGACAGACCCTACAGGCGGCGGAGTAACCGCGTCTTTTGCAATGCTTGGGGATTTAAATATAGCGGAACCCGAAGCGCTTATTATGTTTGCCGGGCCCAGGGTAATAGAGCAGACTATAAGACAGAAACTGCCGGAAGGTTTCCAGCGTTCTGAATTCCTTCTGGAACACGGCATGATAGACATAATTACAGAGAGAAAAGACATGAAAAATACAATTCATCTGGCTCTTTCAAAATTTATGGACGCCAAAAGGTATAAAGGCAAAAAGGTTTCTTAA